Proteins encoded by one window of Maliibacterium massiliense:
- the rpmG gene encoding 50S ribosomal protein L33, whose product MRVKVTLACTECKQRNYDSMKNKKNDPDRLEMRKYCKFCKAHTLHRETR is encoded by the coding sequence ATGCGTGTAAAGGTTACCCTGGCTTGCACGGAGTGCAAACAGCGCAATTACGATAGCATGAAAAACAAAAAGAACGATCCGGATCGTCTGGAGATGCGCAAGTACTGCAAGTTCTGCAAGGCGCATACCCTGCACCGTGAAACCCGCTAA
- the secE gene encoding preprotein translocase subunit SecE: MASAKTEKKDKVAKKGAAPKKKRRNPIRYIKDVISELKKVTWPTKKELASYVTAVIVFVALFTLIIWLMDLAVTPVFQWLIKA; encoded by the coding sequence ATGGCCTCTGCCAAAACGGAGAAGAAGGATAAGGTTGCCAAAAAGGGCGCCGCGCCCAAAAAGAAACGCCGCAATCCAATCCGCTATATAAAGGATGTAATTTCTGAACTGAAAAAGGTGACCTGGCCCACGAAGAAGGAACTGGCTTCCTACGTGACCGCCGTCATCGTATTTGTGGCGCTGTTTACCCTGATCATTTGGCTGATGGATTTGGCCGTGACGCCGGTATTCCAGTGGTTAATCAAAGCCTAA
- the nusG gene encoding transcription termination/antitermination protein NusG → MSEEKGQWYVVHTYSGYENKVKANLEKTVENRGLQDLIMEVNVPMEETIEVKNGKKRSVMRKIFPGYVIVKMVMTDESWYVVRNTRGVTGFVGPGSKPIPLSEEEVKSMGVENPPVRVDIEAGQNVRVINGPLENFVGVVDEVDNVNQKVKVTVMMFGRETPVELDFMQVIRV, encoded by the coding sequence ATGAGTGAAGAAAAAGGCCAATGGTATGTCGTGCATACCTATTCGGGATACGAAAATAAGGTAAAAGCCAACCTGGAGAAGACGGTGGAAAACCGTGGTCTGCAGGATTTAATCATGGAAGTCAACGTGCCCATGGAGGAGACCATCGAGGTCAAAAACGGCAAAAAGCGCAGCGTCATGCGCAAGATCTTTCCTGGGTATGTGATTGTCAAAATGGTGATGACGGACGAGTCCTGGTACGTGGTGCGCAACACGCGCGGCGTCACCGGCTTTGTGGGTCCCGGCTCCAAACCCATCCCCCTTTCGGAGGAGGAGGTTAAGTCCATGGGCGTGGAGAACCCGCCTGTGCGCGTGGATATCGAGGCGGGCCAGAACGTGCGCGTCATCAACGGGCCGCTGGAAAACTTCGTCGGCGTGGTCGACGAGGTGGACAACGTCAATCAGAAGGTAAAGGTTACCGTGATGATGTTTGGCCGCGAGACACCGGTCGAACTGGACTTCATGCAGGTGATCCGCGTCTGA
- the rplK gene encoding 50S ribosomal protein L11 yields the protein MAKKITGYIKLQVPAGKATPAPPIGPALGQHGVNIMGFCKEFNERTQKQAGLIIPVVITVYQDRSFTFITKTPPAAVLIKKACGIESGSGVPNRTKVAQITRAQVREIAETKMPDLNAASIEAAESMIAGTARSMGVTVVDE from the coding sequence ATGGCCAAGAAAATTACCGGTTACATCAAATTGCAGGTGCCCGCGGGCAAAGCCACCCCGGCGCCCCCCATCGGTCCTGCCCTGGGCCAGCACGGCGTCAACATCATGGGCTTCTGCAAGGAGTTCAATGAGCGCACCCAGAAGCAGGCGGGCCTGATCATTCCCGTGGTCATTACCGTCTATCAGGATCGTTCCTTTACGTTCATCACCAAGACCCCTCCGGCTGCTGTGCTCATCAAAAAGGCGTGCGGCATCGAGAGCGGATCGGGCGTGCCCAACCGCACCAAGGTGGCCCAGATCACCCGTGCGCAGGTCCGCGAGATCGCCGAGACCAAAATGCCCGATTTGAACGCCGCCTCCATCGAGGCTGCCGAGAGCATGATTGCCGGCACCGCGCGCTCCATGGGCGTGACGGTGGTCGACGAATAG
- the rplA gene encoding 50S ribosomal protein L1, with translation MKRGKKYQESAKLFEKATQYDPAESIALAIQTGKAKFDETVELSIRLGVDPRHADQQVRGTVVLPHGTGKTVKVLVIAKGDKAAEAEQAGADFVGAEDMIEKIQKENWFGFDVCVATPDMMGLVGRLGRVLGPKGLMPNPKSGTVTMDIAKAVADIKAGKVEYRVDKTSIVHVPIGKVSFGQEKLLENLNVLMDAVVKAKPAAAKGTYLRSVVVSTTMGPGIRVNSLRFGR, from the coding sequence ATGAAACGTGGTAAGAAATATCAGGAGAGCGCCAAGCTCTTTGAGAAGGCAACCCAGTATGATCCCGCCGAGTCGATTGCGCTGGCCATCCAGACAGGCAAAGCTAAGTTTGACGAGACGGTGGAACTGTCCATCCGCCTGGGCGTCGATCCCCGCCATGCCGACCAGCAGGTGCGCGGCACCGTGGTGCTGCCGCACGGCACGGGCAAAACCGTGAAGGTACTGGTCATCGCCAAGGGCGACAAGGCCGCCGAGGCCGAGCAGGCCGGCGCGGACTTTGTAGGCGCGGAGGACATGATTGAGAAAATCCAGAAGGAGAACTGGTTTGGGTTCGACGTCTGCGTCGCCACCCCCGATATGATGGGCCTGGTCGGCCGCCTGGGCCGCGTGCTTGGCCCCAAGGGCCTGATGCCCAACCCCAAATCCGGCACCGTCACCATGGATATCGCCAAAGCCGTGGCGGATATCAAAGCCGGTAAGGTGGAGTATCGCGTGGATAAGACCAGCATCGTGCACGTGCCCATCGGCAAGGTTTCCTTCGGCCAGGAGAAGCTGCTGGAGAACCTCAATGTGCTGATGGACGCCGTGGTCAAGGCCAAACCCGCCGCCGCAAAGGGCACCTACCTGCGCAGCGTGGTGGTCTCCACCACCATGGGCCCTGGCATCCGCGTCAATTCCCTGCGCTTTGGCAGATAG
- the rplJ gene encoding 50S ribosomal protein L10, giving the protein MSNIPVSKNSAAKAVIVDEIRDKISRAQGVVLLDYRGLSVAEDNELRKACRAANVEYRVLKNTMVHRAAEALEIQGLTPHLEGPTAVAFSYDDPVSAAKVLSDFAEKAKKTQIKCGILGSEVIDTQMVEALAKLPSKEVLVAKLLGQLNAPISQFVSVLSGPARALACALNAIAQQKSA; this is encoded by the coding sequence ATGTCGAACATTCCCGTTTCCAAAAACAGCGCCGCCAAAGCGGTGATCGTCGATGAAATCCGCGACAAAATCAGCCGTGCACAGGGCGTGGTGCTGCTGGACTACCGCGGCCTGAGCGTGGCGGAGGACAACGAGCTGCGCAAAGCGTGCCGCGCGGCCAACGTGGAGTACCGCGTGCTGAAAAACACCATGGTGCACCGCGCTGCCGAGGCACTCGAGATCCAGGGCCTGACCCCGCATCTGGAGGGCCCCACGGCCGTGGCGTTCTCGTATGACGACCCCGTCTCCGCCGCCAAGGTGCTCAGCGACTTTGCCGAGAAGGCGAAGAAGACCCAGATCAAATGCGGCATCCTGGGCAGCGAGGTCATCGATACCCAGATGGTGGAGGCGCTCGCCAAGCTGCCCAGCAAGGAAGTGCTGGTCGCCAAGCTGCTTGGCCAGCTCAACGCGCCCATCTCGCAGTTCGTCAGCGTGCTGTCGGGTCCCGCGCGCGCGCTTGCCTGTGCGCTTAACGCAATCGCGCAGCAGAAATCCGCGTAA
- the rplL gene encoding 50S ribosomal protein L7/L12, which produces MTKAEIIEAIKEMNVLELSELVKELEEIFGVSAAAPVAVAAAPAAAGAAAAAEEKTEFDVVLAEVGAEKIKVIKAVREATGLGLKEAKEVVDNAPKAIKEGVSKEEADALKAKFEEVGAKVEIK; this is translated from the coding sequence ATGACGAAAGCAGAAATCATTGAAGCCATTAAAGAGATGAACGTGCTGGAACTGTCCGAACTGGTCAAAGAGCTCGAGGAGATCTTTGGCGTGAGCGCCGCCGCCCCCGTGGCCGTGGCCGCTGCCCCCGCCGCTGCCGGCGCTGCCGCCGCTGCGGAGGAGAAGACCGAGTTTGACGTCGTGCTCGCCGAGGTGGGTGCCGAGAAGATCAAGGTCATCAAAGCCGTCCGCGAGGCGACCGGCCTGGGCCTGAAGGAAGCCAAAGAGGTCGTGGACAACGCGCCCAAGGCCATCAAAGAGGGCGTCTCCAAAGAGGAGGCCGATGCCCTTAAAGCCAAATTTGAGGAAGTCGGCGCCAAAGTGGAAATCAAATAA
- a CDS encoding ABC transporter ATP-binding protein, whose product MIQFVNVSKRFKETTVLHDISFEIPEGNLVAIIGESGCGKTTTLKMINRLIKPSSGQIFIKGEDIAEKDVIALRRDIGYVIQQTGLFPHMTVRENIELIPRVQKRARADIAKRTLELMEMVGLHDESFLERYPTELSGGQQQRVGVARAFATDPEIVLMDEPFSALDPITRSQLQDELIALQAQLHKTIVFVTHDMDEAIKIADRICIMRDGHILQYDTPEHILKNPEDDFVCEFVGKKRIWTSPEFIKAKDIMIDRPVTCSPNAALFWCVQLMRTAKVDSLMVVDRARKLRGIVTARQVRHAKDQSVQVDQVMGTTFLHVDPEDSIVDILKLVDEKDISTVPVVDQAGRLNGLITKSSLVTTLSQQFLETEEA is encoded by the coding sequence TTGATCCAATTTGTCAACGTTTCAAAGCGTTTTAAGGAAACAACCGTGCTGCATGACATCTCCTTTGAGATCCCCGAGGGCAACCTGGTTGCCATCATCGGGGAGAGCGGCTGTGGCAAGACAACGACGTTGAAGATGATCAATCGGCTGATCAAACCGTCTTCCGGTCAGATCTTCATCAAGGGAGAGGACATCGCCGAGAAAGACGTTATAGCGCTGCGCCGGGATATCGGCTACGTCATTCAACAGACGGGCCTGTTCCCGCACATGACGGTGCGGGAGAACATCGAGCTGATTCCCAGGGTGCAGAAGCGCGCCAGGGCGGATATCGCCAAGCGTACGCTGGAGCTGATGGAGATGGTGGGCCTGCACGACGAAAGCTTTCTGGAGCGCTATCCCACCGAGCTTTCAGGCGGGCAGCAGCAGCGCGTGGGCGTGGCCCGCGCCTTTGCTACCGATCCGGAGATCGTGCTGATGGATGAGCCCTTCAGCGCGCTGGATCCCATCACACGCTCCCAGCTGCAGGATGAGCTCATCGCCCTGCAGGCGCAGCTGCACAAGACCATCGTGTTCGTCACCCACGATATGGACGAGGCCATCAAGATTGCCGACCGTATCTGCATCATGCGCGACGGCCACATCCTGCAGTACGACACGCCGGAGCACATCCTCAAAAACCCCGAGGACGACTTTGTGTGTGAGTTTGTGGGCAAAAAGCGCATCTGGACCTCACCGGAGTTTATCAAGGCCAAGGACATCATGATCGACCGGCCGGTCACCTGCTCGCCCAACGCGGCGCTGTTTTGGTGCGTGCAGCTGATGCGCACCGCCAAGGTAGACAGCCTGATGGTGGTGGATCGCGCGCGCAAGCTGCGCGGCATCGTTACCGCGCGCCAGGTGCGCCACGCCAAGGACCAGTCCGTGCAAGTGGACCAGGTGATGGGCACCACGTTTTTGCATGTAGATCCGGAGGACAGCATCGTGGACATCCTCAAGCTGGTGGACGAAAAGGACATTTCCACAGTGCCCGTGGTGGACCAGGCGGGGCGGTTGAACGGCCTGATCACCAAGTCGAGCCTGGTGACGACGCTCAGCCAGCAGTTCCTGGAAACGGAGGAGGCATAG
- a CDS encoding glycine betaine ABC transporter substrate-binding protein: MGFITEFFQYVAQSKDQILSLLLEHVQLTAISVGLALLIGVPLGVLVSYVKKLNKPVLGIANVIQAIPSMALLGFVVPFLGIGTVPAVTMVVLYSLLPIIKNTYTGIDNIAPETLEAAKGIGLTKPQILFKVQIPLALPVIMAGVRISAVTAVGLMTIAAFIGAGGLGFLVFSGIRTLNNYQILAGAIPACLLALFVDYLFGLIEKLVTPISLQRTNGASPEKLKKNRRHQKVILSATAIILAIAFVWTGVSAGVGKTDKSITISGVDYTEQEVLEHMFADIIEDRTDITVERKNLLSGTQVCFSALQQGEIDMYIEYTGTVYVDIMKNEPITDVDKVYEEAKAYLKDEHNIETLPPIGFNNTYVLAVTQQTAEKYNLKTVSDLAKVGSQLKAGTTLEFINRQDGLKGLTEKYGFQFQESVGLNGSLRYIALDNGEIDVTSAFSTDGLLKKYNLVSLEDDQHFFPPYYAMPIVRAETLEKYPELQEAIEVLCGVIDDDTMKELNYQVDELHREPRDVAHEFLQQKGLLLGE; the protein is encoded by the coding sequence ATGGGTTTTATTACGGAATTCTTTCAATACGTTGCTCAGAGTAAGGACCAGATTCTCTCGCTGCTGCTAGAGCACGTGCAGCTGACCGCCATCTCCGTGGGGCTGGCGCTGCTTATCGGCGTGCCGCTGGGCGTCCTGGTCAGCTACGTCAAAAAGCTCAACAAGCCGGTGCTTGGCATTGCCAACGTCATTCAGGCCATCCCCTCGATGGCGCTGCTGGGCTTTGTGGTGCCCTTTTTGGGCATCGGCACGGTGCCGGCGGTCACCATGGTGGTGCTTTACTCGCTGCTGCCTATCATCAAAAACACATACACGGGCATTGACAATATCGCCCCCGAGACGCTGGAGGCGGCCAAGGGCATCGGCCTGACCAAGCCGCAGATTCTCTTTAAGGTGCAGATTCCGCTGGCGCTGCCTGTGATCATGGCGGGCGTGCGCATTTCGGCCGTCACCGCGGTGGGCCTGATGACCATCGCCGCGTTCATCGGCGCGGGCGGCCTGGGCTTCCTGGTGTTTTCGGGCATCCGCACGCTCAACAACTACCAGATATTGGCGGGCGCCATCCCCGCGTGCCTGCTGGCCCTGTTTGTGGACTATCTCTTCGGCCTGATTGAAAAGCTGGTGACCCCCATCAGCCTGCAGCGCACAAACGGCGCCTCGCCGGAAAAACTCAAAAAGAACCGCAGGCACCAGAAGGTCATCCTGTCGGCCACCGCCATCATCCTGGCCATCGCCTTTGTGTGGACGGGCGTCTCCGCCGGCGTGGGCAAAACGGACAAGAGCATCACCATCTCGGGTGTGGACTACACCGAGCAGGAGGTGCTGGAGCACATGTTTGCGGACATCATTGAGGACCGCACCGATATCACCGTGGAGCGCAAAAACCTGCTCTCCGGCACGCAGGTGTGCTTCTCCGCGCTGCAGCAGGGTGAGATCGACATGTACATCGAGTACACCGGAACGGTGTACGTGGACATCATGAAGAATGAGCCCATCACGGATGTCGACAAGGTCTACGAGGAGGCCAAGGCGTACCTCAAAGACGAGCACAACATCGAGACGCTGCCGCCCATCGGCTTTAACAATACCTATGTGCTGGCGGTGACGCAGCAGACGGCGGAGAAATACAACCTCAAGACCGTCAGCGACCTTGCCAAGGTGGGCAGCCAGCTCAAGGCGGGTACCACGCTGGAGTTCATCAACCGCCAGGACGGCCTCAAGGGCCTGACCGAGAAGTACGGCTTCCAGTTCCAGGAGTCCGTGGGCCTCAACGGCAGCCTGCGCTACATCGCGCTGGACAACGGGGAGATCGACGTCACCAGCGCCTTCTCCACCGACGGCCTGCTCAAAAAGTACAATCTGGTCTCGCTGGAGGACGACCAGCATTTCTTCCCGCCCTACTACGCGATGCCCATCGTGCGCGCCGAGACGCTGGAGAAGTATCCCGAGCTGCAGGAGGCCATTGAGGTGCTCTGTGGCGTGATCGACGACGACACCATGAAGGAGCTCAACTATCAGGTGGACGAACTGCACCGCGAGCCGCGCGATGTCGCCCACGAATTCCTGCAGCAGAAGGGCCTGCTGTTGGGCGAATAA
- a CDS encoding D-2-hydroxyacid dehydrogenase, whose translation MYILVEPNRVYPDAQGMRAAIRAIAPGAQVDIARPSRATDTQLARAEIIYGTPNPTRLKTARRLKWLQKDSAGVDKVVDRALYAHPQDIILTNARGVFGLPIAEHVVMCILAFNRHMADMVRAQDSETWLHLRQMRELAGATCVVVGLGDLGLSIAQYLHALGAHVIGVRRSGGVPPAGVDELVQTDRVEEVFPRAQYLVLALPVTPDTVGFLSAQRIALLPQDCLVVNVGRGVHIDTGALTEALQAQRIAGAALDVTDPEPLPAGHPLWHMPNVLITPHCSGLSDQRERRMMDLFLDNLARYVSGAPLRNRIDFDRGY comes from the coding sequence ATGTACATCCTTGTGGAACCCAACCGCGTCTATCCCGATGCCCAGGGCATGCGCGCCGCGATACGCGCCATTGCGCCCGGGGCGCAGGTGGATATCGCGCGCCCCTCGCGCGCCACCGATACGCAGCTTGCCCGCGCCGAGATCATCTACGGCACGCCCAACCCCACGCGCCTGAAGACCGCGCGGCGCCTCAAATGGCTGCAAAAGGACAGCGCGGGCGTAGATAAGGTGGTGGATCGCGCCCTCTACGCCCATCCGCAGGATATCATCCTGACCAACGCGCGCGGGGTGTTCGGCCTGCCCATCGCCGAACATGTGGTGATGTGCATCCTCGCCTTCAACCGCCACATGGCCGACATGGTGCGCGCGCAGGACAGCGAGACATGGCTGCACCTGCGCCAGATGCGGGAGCTTGCGGGCGCCACGTGCGTGGTGGTGGGGCTGGGCGATCTGGGGCTTTCCATCGCGCAGTACCTGCACGCGCTGGGCGCGCACGTGATTGGTGTGCGCCGCAGCGGGGGCGTGCCGCCTGCGGGCGTGGACGAGCTGGTGCAGACGGACCGCGTGGAGGAGGTTTTTCCCCGTGCCCAGTATCTGGTGCTGGCCCTGCCTGTCACGCCCGATACGGTGGGCTTCCTCTCTGCGCAGCGCATTGCGCTTTTGCCGCAGGACTGCCTGGTGGTCAACGTGGGGCGCGGCGTGCACATCGACACCGGCGCGCTCACAGAGGCGCTGCAGGCGCAGCGCATCGCGGGCGCGGCGCTGGACGTGACCGACCCCGAGCCGCTGCCGGCGGGCCATCCCCTCTGGCACATGCCAAATGTGCTGATCACGCCCCACTGCTCCGGCCTCTCCGACCAGCGCGAGCGCCGCATGATGGACCTGTTTTTGGACAACCTGGCGCGCTACGTATCGGGCGCACCGCTGCGCAACCGCATCGACTTTGATCGGGGCTACTGA
- a CDS encoding iron-containing alcohol dehydrogenase: MQDFVFHVPTKFIFGRNTEGQAGAEIRAFGGKTVLLHYGGGSIKKSGLYERVVASLKEAGLSFVELAGVKPNPRLSLVREGIDLCRRAQVDFILAVGGGSVIDSAKAIAMGVPYEGDVWDFFTTGKKPARALKLGVVLTIPAAGSESSAGCVITNEDGWYKLAGGGPATRSSFSILNPELTYTLPAYQTAAGIVDMYAHIVERYFSNTQGTFVIDRMAEGVWKTLLWAGPKVLKEPENYDYRAEIMWAGTVAHNDTVGVGRESDWASHNIEHELSGIYDITHGAGLAVIIPAWMRYVYKHDVPRFVRYAVNVYGVENDANDPEKTALEGIARTEQFFHSLGMPIRLSEMGIGEDRFMEMANKAYRYPHGYVGNFVKLSVQDVYNIYQLAR; encoded by the coding sequence ATGCAGGATTTCGTCTTTCACGTACCCACCAAATTCATCTTTGGCCGCAACACCGAGGGACAGGCGGGCGCAGAGATCCGCGCCTTTGGCGGCAAAACCGTGCTGCTGCACTACGGCGGGGGCAGCATCAAGAAAAGCGGCCTGTACGAGCGCGTGGTCGCCTCGCTGAAAGAGGCGGGGCTGTCCTTTGTGGAGCTTGCGGGCGTCAAGCCCAACCCGCGCCTCAGCCTGGTGCGCGAGGGCATCGACCTGTGCCGCCGCGCGCAGGTGGATTTTATCCTGGCGGTGGGGGGCGGCAGCGTCATCGACTCGGCCAAGGCCATCGCCATGGGCGTGCCCTACGAGGGGGACGTGTGGGATTTCTTCACCACGGGGAAGAAACCTGCGCGCGCGCTCAAGCTGGGCGTGGTGCTGACCATCCCTGCGGCGGGCAGCGAATCCTCCGCGGGCTGCGTCATCACCAACGAGGATGGATGGTACAAGCTGGCGGGGGGCGGACCGGCCACCCGTTCGAGCTTCTCCATTCTCAATCCAGAGCTGACCTACACGCTGCCGGCCTACCAGACGGCCGCGGGCATTGTGGATATGTACGCCCACATCGTAGAGCGCTACTTCAGCAACACGCAGGGCACCTTTGTGATCGACCGCATGGCCGAGGGGGTGTGGAAGACGCTGTTGTGGGCGGGCCCTAAGGTGCTTAAGGAGCCGGAGAACTATGACTACCGCGCCGAGATCATGTGGGCGGGCACGGTGGCGCACAACGATACGGTGGGCGTGGGCCGCGAGAGCGACTGGGCCAGCCACAACATCGAGCACGAGCTTTCAGGCATCTACGACATCACCCACGGCGCGGGCCTGGCGGTGATTATCCCCGCCTGGATGCGCTACGTCTACAAACACGATGTTCCCCGTTTTGTGCGCTACGCGGTTAACGTCTACGGCGTGGAGAACGACGCAAACGATCCGGAAAAGACGGCGCTGGAGGGCATCGCGCGCACCGAGCAGTTCTTCCACAGCCTTGGCATGCCCATTCGCCTTTCGGAGATGGGCATCGGCGAGGACCGCTTTATGGAGATGGCCAACAAGGCCTATCGCTACCCGCACGGCTACGTGGGCAACTTTGTCAAGCTATCGGTGCAGGACGTGTACAACATCTACCAGCTGGCGCGCTGA
- a CDS encoding iron-containing alcohol dehydrogenase: MLNFEFCHYTDMIFGKGTEAQVGQKIRQYGGTKVMLVYGGGSIKKSGLYDKVVAALGEAELPFVELSGVKPNPLLSLARKGLAIAKQEGVDFLLAVGGGSAIDTAKAIALGLVYEGDFWDYYSGKAEPTKMAPVGTVLTIAAAGSETSRSSVLTEDETLLKRGFMFAPCRPTFSIMNPEWTYTLPAYQTASGATDIFSHSFERYFMPDMKNELTDRFCEAVMKTVLRQTPIAIAQPDNYDARAELMLAGSFSHNDITGVGRGGMDGSCHGMEHELSAAYDVAHGAGLGVLMPAWMLYNYKRDPRRFVQLCARVFDVDVDTHYTDWVVQEGVRRFRSWLKRIGMPVTLYELGIKDDTRIDEMVQRARVTNPNGTMGNMFQLTKQDVKNIYLSVLK; this comes from the coding sequence ATGTTAAATTTTGAGTTTTGCCATTACACGGACATGATCTTCGGCAAGGGGACCGAGGCCCAGGTGGGCCAGAAAATCCGCCAGTACGGCGGCACAAAGGTGATGCTGGTCTACGGCGGGGGCAGCATCAAAAAAAGCGGCCTCTACGATAAGGTGGTCGCGGCGCTGGGCGAGGCCGAGCTGCCCTTTGTGGAGCTTTCGGGCGTCAAGCCCAACCCGCTGCTCTCGCTTGCGCGCAAGGGGCTTGCCATCGCCAAGCAAGAGGGCGTGGACTTTCTCCTGGCCGTGGGCGGCGGCAGCGCCATCGATACGGCCAAGGCCATCGCGCTGGGCTTGGTGTACGAGGGGGATTTCTGGGACTACTACTCGGGCAAAGCCGAGCCCACCAAAATGGCGCCGGTGGGCACGGTGCTCACCATCGCGGCGGCGGGCAGCGAGACCTCCCGTTCCAGCGTGCTGACAGAGGACGAGACGCTGCTCAAGCGCGGTTTTATGTTCGCGCCCTGCCGGCCCACGTTCTCCATCATGAACCCCGAGTGGACCTACACGCTGCCGGCGTACCAGACCGCATCGGGCGCGACGGACATCTTCTCCCACAGCTTTGAGCGCTACTTTATGCCGGATATGAAAAACGAGCTGACGGACCGCTTCTGTGAGGCGGTGATGAAGACGGTGCTGCGCCAGACGCCCATCGCCATCGCGCAGCCTGATAATTACGACGCGCGCGCAGAGCTGATGCTGGCGGGATCCTTCTCTCACAACGACATCACGGGCGTGGGCCGCGGGGGCATGGACGGCTCCTGCCATGGCATGGAGCACGAGCTCAGCGCCGCCTACGATGTGGCGCACGGCGCGGGGTTGGGCGTGTTGATGCCCGCCTGGATGCTCTACAACTACAAGCGGGACCCCCGCCGCTTTGTGCAGCTGTGCGCCCGCGTGTTTGACGTGGACGTGGATACGCACTATACCGACTGGGTGGTGCAGGAGGGCGTGCGCCGCTTCCGCAGCTGGCTTAAGCGCATCGGCATGCCCGTCACCCTCTACGAGCTGGGCATCAAGGACGATACGCGCATCGATGAGATGGTGCAGCGCGCCCGCGTGACCAACCCCAACGGTACCATGGGCAACATGTTCCAGCTCACCAAACAGGACGTTAAAAATATCTACCTGTCGGTGCTGAAGTAA
- a CDS encoding VanZ family protein — MQTLLFYMGAAARDMLFALPVMLTARALAYFLRHRRKLGAWHEAGVLVLWLYMAALLSQTVSFAHLFSGPWRVLGTVNLAPLATIKGMLAQGWNTYSLINLAGNVAMFAPLGLLLPLLYARATPLWRTALWGMLASLCIEVCQLFCARGADVDDVLLNTLGALLGYGLYAMARRRWPKGTARFRARGPQKQTHACNTPGAAV; from the coding sequence ATGCAGACGCTACTTTTTTACATGGGCGCTGCGGCGCGGGACATGCTCTTTGCGCTGCCGGTGATGCTGACGGCGCGCGCGCTGGCCTATTTTCTGCGGCACAGGCGCAAGCTGGGGGCGTGGCACGAGGCGGGCGTGCTCGTGCTGTGGCTGTACATGGCGGCGCTGCTCTCTCAGACGGTCTCGTTTGCACACCTGTTCTCGGGGCCGTGGCGCGTGCTGGGCACGGTGAACCTGGCGCCCCTTGCCACCATCAAGGGCATGCTGGCGCAGGGGTGGAACACGTACAGCCTGATCAACCTTGCGGGCAACGTGGCGATGTTCGCGCCCCTGGGGCTGCTGCTGCCGCTGCTCTACGCCAGAGCGACGCCGCTTTGGCGCACGGCGCTTTGGGGCATGCTCGCATCGCTGTGCATCGAGGTGTGCCAGCTGTTCTGCGCGCGGGGCGCGGACGTGGACGACGTGCTGCTCAACACGCTAGGCGCGCTGCTGGGCTACGGGCTTTACGCCATGGCGCGCCGCCGCTGGCCCAAGGGCACGGCCCGCTTTCGCGCGCGGGGCCCGCAAAAGCAAACGCACGCTTGCAACACGCCGGGCGCTGCGGTATAA